A stretch of the Chitiniphilus purpureus genome encodes the following:
- a CDS encoding acyl-CoA thioesterase: MPHFTRLKVRGYHLDLYGHVNNARYLEFLEEARWNMMEEAGRLDFFMQSRLALVVSRIDIHYKRPAGMGDELVIETRLASLGERHGVISQRILRADNEKLVAHAEVSFAVLHPEQPGALPLTGAIAEALTPLLEAV, from the coding sequence ATGCCGCACTTCACACGCCTCAAGGTCCGCGGATACCACCTGGATCTGTATGGCCACGTCAACAACGCGCGTTATCTGGAGTTCCTGGAAGAGGCACGCTGGAACATGATGGAGGAGGCGGGACGGCTGGATTTCTTCATGCAGTCGCGACTGGCACTGGTGGTCAGCCGGATCGATATCCATTACAAGCGCCCGGCCGGCATGGGCGATGAGCTGGTGATCGAAACCCGGCTGGCGTCGCTGGGCGAGCGGCATGGGGTGATCTCGCAGCGTATCCTGCGTGCCGACAACGAAAAGCTGGTGGCGCATGCCGAAGTGAGCTTTGCCGTGCTCCACCCCGAACAACCCGGCGCGCTGCCGCTGACCGGTGCCATTGCCGAAGCGCTGACGCCGCTGCTGGAGGCCGTCTGA
- a CDS encoding LEA type 2 family protein: MRRRLYMWMVAGMVAWLAGCAGVPAHFEKPTVSLAGLSLKEAGLFEQRFTLVLRVQNPNRFALPLNGLDADLAVNGKPLASGVAAQAVTVPALGDAKVRIDVVSNLATLARQLRRADGQGLPRYRLTGRLFVPMRSEGIAFEMDGEVPAIEGWFDAPARQERF, translated from the coding sequence ATGCGACGTCGACTGTATATGTGGATGGTGGCCGGCATGGTGGCCTGGCTTGCGGGCTGCGCCGGCGTGCCTGCCCATTTCGAGAAGCCCACCGTGTCGCTCGCCGGGCTGTCGCTCAAGGAGGCGGGCCTGTTCGAACAACGCTTCACGCTGGTGCTGCGGGTGCAGAATCCCAACCGGTTTGCGTTGCCGCTCAATGGGCTCGATGCCGACCTTGCCGTCAATGGCAAACCGCTCGCCTCAGGGGTGGCTGCGCAGGCGGTGACGGTGCCCGCGTTGGGTGATGCCAAGGTAAGGATTGATGTCGTCAGCAACCTTGCCACCCTGGCCCGCCAATTGCGCCGTGCCGATGGGCAGGGATTGCCACGCTACCGGCTGACCGGCCGGTTGTTTGTGCCGATGCGCAGCGAAGGCATCGCATTCGAGATGGATGGCGAAGTACCGGCGATCGAGGGATGGTTCGACGCGCCGGCCAGGCAAGAGCGGTTCTAG